In Rutidosis leptorrhynchoides isolate AG116_Rl617_1_P2 chromosome 2, CSIRO_AGI_Rlap_v1, whole genome shotgun sequence, one genomic interval encodes:
- the LOC139888769 gene encoding uncharacterized protein, whose product MSFSSCACLLINGSPSFEFTIGRGLRQGDPLAPLLFIIGIKGLTAALKDALDASLYKGLRVGDPNHGELVSHCIYADDALFVGEWDDTNATNLVTILGCFFLVSGLKINLLKSNLFGIGVHSQEVARLAAIMGCSNSALPFHFLGLPVGLNISRIANWESIISKIKKRLASWKANMISFGGRLTLIKSVLGGLGTYYMSLFKAPCKVIHTMESWRVPFFGRWRLLVNYNALWARVITSIHEIKSSDRSYSNRFSSGTWAAICKCVAAIHDKNIIPPSLMHIKLGNGSLSSFCLLASINLSREKDIWVWDGSSSNVFSVPDARSQIDSHNIAPPSHKTDWFKTFPPKINIFIWRLKMQRLATKENLEKKGIILSNSAYALFDLHVDTHHHIFVTYNISRQIWVYIGSWVNMHIPCWASMEELWTWFDGLQIQGKKRLASGVWDIVIYSESSSQTYLPTDMTVF is encoded by the exons ATGTCTTTTTCGTCTTGTGCCTGCTTGCTTATAAATGGTAGCCCTTCTTTTGAGTTCACCATCGGTCGCGGCCTACGACAAGGAGACCCGTTAGCTCCGCTTTTATTCATCATTGGTATAAAAGGTCTCACCGCTGCCTTAAAAGACGCTTTAGATGCTTCGTTGTATAAAGGGCTAAGGGTTGGCGATCCTAACCATGGTGAACTAGTCTCACATTGTATCTATGCCGATGATGCTTTGTTTGTAGGCGAATGGGATGATACAAATGCCACAAACCTGGTTACTATTCTTGGTTGTTTCTTTTTGGTGTCTGGTTTAAAAATCAACCTCCTTAAGTCGAATTTGTTTGGTATTGGAGTTCATTCGCAGGAAGTTGCTCGATTAGCTGCCATTATGGGTTGCTCTAATTCAGCCTTACCTTTCCATTTTCTTGGCCTTCCGGTCGGTCTTAACATATCTAGAATTGCCAATTGGGAATCGATCATTTCTAAGATAAAGAAGCGACTTGCATCTTGGAAGGCGAATATGATTTCTTTTGGTGGTCGACTCACTTTGATCAAGTCTGTTCTTGGGGGTCTCGGCACTTACTATATGTCTTTGTTCAAGGCTCCTTGCAAGGTTATTCATACCATGGAATCTTGGCGAGTGCCTTTTTTTGGGAG ATGGAGGTTACTTGTGAACTATAATGCTTTGTGGGCTAGAGTTATTACATCGATTCATGAGATCAAGTCCAGTGACAGAAGTTATTCGAACCGTTTTTCTTCAGGTACTTGGGCTGCCATTTGCAAATGTGTTGCTGCGATTCATGATAAAAACATTATTCCTCCTTCTCTAATGCATATCAAGCTTGGAAATGGTTCTCTTTCTAGTTTCTG TCTTCTAGCTTCCATTAACTTATCAAGGGAGAAAGATATCTGGGTTTGGGATGGTTCCAGCTCTAATGTTTTCTCTGTACCTGATGCAAGGAGCCAAATTGATTCGCATAACATAGCCCCTCCCTCACATAAAACTGATTGGTTTAAGACGTTTCCtccaaagattaatatttttatctgGCGCTTAAAGATGCAACGTCTTGCAACGAAAGAAAATCTGGAGAAAAAAGGTATCATTCTCTCCAATTCGGCTTATGCTCTATTTGATCTTCATGTGGATACTCATCATCATATTTTTGTTACTTACAACATTAGTAGACAAATATGGGTTTATATTGGTTCATGGGTAAATATGCACATTCCTTGTTGGGCTTCGATGGAAGAATTGTGGACTTGGTTTGATGGCTTGCAGattcaaggaaagaaacgtttg